In Rheinheimera sp. MM224, one DNA window encodes the following:
- a CDS encoding 2Fe-2S iron-sulfur cluster-binding protein, translated as MIALTFALLFLTFFLFGRGYWQHIALPKLQNQRLKLQLVRVKRQGQYLKLWLQHPDGLLLPKAKAGQHILLYGKDLQGKPVSRAYSLAQDCSQQRYYQLVIKAESDGRLSQALFQHLKVGDLVESSYPRGHFLLNRSRQPLVLVAGGVGITPMLAMAYAAIRQKRQVFLVYQARRLEDIVFYPLLRRLPRLQLRIALTQPPTDWQGFKGRIDAGYLYKLAGPQAQYYFCASAKMVEQLIYDLGILGAQHCYAEFFSASASEQSFPIEINGVFADSQGHKSVLDAILAARVPLNYDCKGGSCGLCKVRVVKGEYQQVLEPSISCGVDEVLACCIQPTSALVLSADIQTEDLSPEQSGGLEPAATSH; from the coding sequence ATGATCGCCCTGACTTTTGCTCTGCTGTTTTTGACATTCTTCTTATTTGGCCGTGGTTATTGGCAGCATATTGCTTTGCCAAAACTACAGAACCAGCGTTTGAAATTGCAATTGGTGCGGGTAAAACGTCAGGGTCAGTATCTGAAGTTATGGCTGCAGCATCCGGATGGTTTGTTATTACCCAAAGCCAAAGCGGGCCAGCATATCCTATTGTATGGCAAAGACTTACAGGGAAAACCTGTCAGTCGGGCTTATTCATTGGCGCAGGATTGCAGCCAGCAGCGTTATTACCAACTGGTGATAAAAGCTGAATCGGATGGCCGTTTAAGTCAGGCATTATTCCAGCATTTAAAAGTGGGTGATTTAGTCGAAAGCTCTTATCCACGTGGACATTTTTTATTAAACCGCTCGCGCCAGCCGCTGGTGCTGGTAGCTGGTGGTGTTGGTATTACGCCTATGCTGGCCATGGCTTATGCCGCTATCCGGCAAAAACGTCAGGTGTTTTTGGTGTATCAGGCGCGTCGTCTGGAAGATATAGTTTTTTATCCGTTACTGCGCCGTTTGCCCCGCTTACAACTTCGTATAGCTTTGACCCAACCGCCAACTGACTGGCAAGGCTTTAAAGGCCGCATTGATGCAGGTTATTTATATAAGCTGGCAGGCCCGCAGGCTCAGTATTACTTCTGTGCTTCTGCCAAAATGGTAGAGCAGCTGATTTATGACTTGGGCATTTTAGGTGCGCAGCATTGTTATGCCGAGTTTTTTAGTGCTTCGGCAAGCGAGCAAAGTTTCCCTATTGAAATCAATGGTGTATTTGCTGACAGTCAGGGCCATAAATCAGTGCTGGACGCTATTCTGGCTGCAAGAGTTCCACTGAATTACGACTGCAAAGGCGGTTCTTGTGGTCTTTGTAAAGTGCGGGTTGTGAAAGGTGAATACCAGCAAGTGCTGGAACCCAGTATCAGTTGTGGTGTCGATGAAGTACTGGCTTGTTGTATTCAGCCTACTTCGGCTTTGGTGTTGAGTGCGGATATTCAGACAGAAGATTTATCGCCAGAGCAGTCGGGTGGCCTGGAACCTGCTGCAACCAGCCATTGA
- a CDS encoding tRNA-dihydrouridine synthase, which translates to MRIVLAPMEGVVDHLMRDMLTRIGGFDLCITEFVRVVDQLLPNRVFTRICPELKQGGVTPAGVPVRVQLLGQEPAWLAENAVRAVQLGSPGVDLNFGCPAKAVNKSRGGAVLLKETETLYQIIKAVRDAVPSQFPVTAKIRLGFDDTSLTLDNARAIYEAGASELTVHARTKSDGYRPPAYWPWIKQIRQTIPLNVVANGEIWTPEDAALCLEQSGSTDLMLGRGALASPGLARDIKQHFANGTHQKMPWPQVLELLLQYSDYEIAGDKGLYYSNRIKQWFSYLKLQYVEAEVLFQQLRLQQKAPDLVATLRGALHQISDLSEH; encoded by the coding sequence ATGCGTATTGTATTAGCCCCAATGGAGGGTGTGGTGGATCATTTAATGCGGGATATGTTAACCCGTATTGGTGGTTTTGATTTATGCATCACTGAATTTGTCCGGGTGGTGGACCAACTGCTGCCCAACCGGGTTTTTACCCGTATTTGCCCTGAATTAAAACAAGGTGGAGTGACACCAGCCGGTGTGCCTGTGCGAGTGCAGTTATTAGGTCAGGAACCTGCCTGGCTTGCCGAAAACGCAGTACGTGCAGTGCAACTTGGCTCTCCTGGTGTCGATTTGAATTTTGGCTGTCCGGCCAAAGCGGTCAATAAAAGCCGCGGCGGCGCTGTGCTGTTAAAAGAAACCGAAACTCTGTACCAGATTATTAAAGCTGTGCGTGATGCAGTACCATCCCAGTTTCCAGTCACAGCAAAAATCCGTTTAGGTTTTGACGATACCAGCCTGACACTCGACAACGCCCGCGCGATTTATGAAGCTGGAGCGAGCGAGCTGACAGTACACGCCCGCACTAAAAGTGATGGCTATCGACCACCTGCGTATTGGCCCTGGATCAAACAAATCCGCCAAACCATACCTTTGAATGTAGTGGCTAATGGCGAAATCTGGACACCAGAAGATGCAGCTTTATGTTTAGAGCAATCCGGCAGTACGGATTTAATGTTAGGTCGTGGTGCTTTAGCCAGCCCTGGCTTAGCCCGCGATATCAAACAGCATTTTGCCAATGGCACTCACCAGAAAATGCCATGGCCCCAAGTACTGGAGCTATTGTTGCAGTATTCAGACTACGAGATAGCAGGCGATAAAGGCCTGTATTACTCCAACCGGATTAAACAGTGGTTTAGCTACCTGAAGTTGCAATATGTCGAAGCCGAAGTGTTGTTCCAGCAATTGCGTTTACAACAAAAAGCACCGGATTTAGTGGCAACTTTGCGTGGGGCTTTACATCAGATTTCAGATCTCTCCGAACATTGA
- a CDS encoding HDOD domain-containing protein, with protein sequence MAKAINMAEVEKALSGFTIPPQPTVLLSIKAEIESDDPNIKRIAELINQDLGIAGFTLKVVNSVYFGLRRKISSVEHACKFLGLTRVIKLVSSVVLRFTLSEGRTDRFTEKLWQSAGNVANAATLLAQQLRYGTDCADDAYSLGLFHNAGMLLISSQFKDYAKVLKQAHLAGYSMSDAEDQNFQTTHELLGYMIAQSWGLAPELTNVIAYHHSHALILASNDIYEKRLFALLKLAEHMTDENKVLLDLDMDQEWEHHKATILDILELDELALHDLGDYLQQQGVPNRYHA encoded by the coding sequence ATGGCAAAAGCAATTAATATGGCCGAGGTAGAAAAAGCGTTAAGTGGCTTTACCATTCCTCCTCAGCCAACTGTTTTATTGAGTATCAAAGCAGAAATTGAAAGTGATGATCCGAACATCAAGCGTATTGCTGAATTGATCAATCAGGATCTGGGTATTGCAGGCTTCACCCTCAAAGTGGTGAACTCTGTGTATTTTGGGCTGCGCCGTAAAATCAGTTCGGTAGAACATGCCTGTAAGTTTTTAGGCTTAACACGGGTGATAAAATTAGTCAGCTCTGTGGTGTTGCGTTTTACCTTAAGCGAAGGCCGGACTGACCGCTTCACTGAAAAGCTATGGCAAAGTGCCGGCAATGTGGCCAATGCTGCGACTTTGTTAGCACAGCAACTGCGTTATGGTACTGATTGTGCTGACGATGCCTACAGCTTAGGCTTATTCCATAATGCCGGTATGCTGTTGATTAGCAGCCAGTTTAAAGATTATGCCAAAGTGCTGAAACAAGCTCATTTAGCAGGCTACAGTATGTCTGACGCTGAAGATCAGAATTTCCAGACCACCCACGAACTGCTGGGTTATATGATTGCTCAATCCTGGGGTTTAGCACCTGAGCTGACCAATGTGATTGCCTATCACCACAGCCATGCACTAATTCTGGCGTCCAATGATATCTACGAAAAACGTTTGTTTGCTCTACTGAAACTGGCTGAGCATATGACAGATGAAAACAAAGTTTTGCTGGATTTAGATATGGATCAGGAATGGGAGCACCATAAAGCCACTATTCTGGATATTCTGGAGCTGGACGAACTGGCCCTGCATGATTTAGGCGACTACCTGCAGCAGCAAGGTGTGCCGAATAGATACCACGCTTGA
- a CDS encoding DUF2256 domain-containing protein, whose translation MTHHKLHLPQKICACCGLAFSWRKKWQKNWPEVKYCSERCRRKK comes from the coding sequence ATGACCCATCACAAATTACATCTTCCTCAAAAAATCTGCGCCTGCTGTGGTTTAGCTTTTAGCTGGCGGAAAAAATGGCAAAAAAACTGGCCTGAAGTGAAGTACTGCTCAGAGCGTTGTAGACGTAAAAAGTGA
- the glpE gene encoding thiosulfate sulfurtransferase GlpE yields MSEFSRISVATALEQIQQHKAVVVDIRDEQSYASGHIADSFHLTNGSLNQFIQQTEFETPVVVVCYHGNSSQGAAQYLAQQGFETVFSMDGGFEAWRQQLPFVTASHD; encoded by the coding sequence ATGAGTGAGTTCAGTCGTATTTCAGTAGCGACAGCGCTGGAGCAAATACAGCAGCATAAAGCAGTAGTCGTCGATATTCGTGATGAGCAAAGTTATGCTTCTGGTCATATTGCCGACTCTTTCCATTTAACCAACGGCAGCCTGAATCAGTTTATACAACAAACTGAATTTGAAACTCCGGTGGTGGTAGTGTGTTATCACGGTAATTCCAGTCAGGGCGCTGCTCAGTATCTGGCACAACAGGGTTTTGAAACTGTATTCAGTATGGATGGCGGTTTTGAAGCCTGGCGTCAGCAATTACCTTTTGTCACAGCTTCCCATGATTAA
- a CDS encoding rhomboid family intramembrane serine protease, producing MIKIGDFASSATALSLADYCKNQQLDVSVVVHSAEQAELWCAPEHAQQVLAELERFLLNPYADRYQAAAWDRAEVVDSASGSAGLAGYWQQLWAKGGWFTHMVWLSTLLVYGWQQIDPWSALAALQLQPELGLSLQQGWRWFTPGWLHFSGSHLVFNLIWVWYLLGPLELKLGRIVAISLTLIVLLLSNLTQFLMVDANFGGMSGLVYGLFGFYWICGLLKPNWDLQISNGLVGFMLIWLVIGFFDLLWISMANWAHLAGLLAGILCALLLIVASKALTVQR from the coding sequence ATGATTAAAATTGGTGATTTTGCCTCTTCTGCTACAGCTCTGAGTCTGGCTGATTATTGTAAAAATCAGCAACTGGATGTCAGTGTGGTGGTGCATTCTGCAGAGCAGGCTGAGCTGTGGTGTGCGCCAGAGCACGCGCAGCAGGTGTTGGCTGAGTTAGAGCGATTTTTATTGAATCCTTACGCCGATCGTTATCAGGCTGCGGCATGGGACAGAGCTGAAGTGGTAGATTCTGCTTCGGGATCAGCAGGTTTGGCTGGGTACTGGCAACAGCTATGGGCCAAAGGTGGCTGGTTCACCCATATGGTCTGGTTGTCCACTTTGCTGGTGTATGGCTGGCAACAAATTGATCCCTGGTCTGCTTTAGCTGCGTTGCAGCTTCAACCTGAACTGGGCTTAAGTTTACAGCAAGGCTGGCGTTGGTTTACTCCGGGCTGGTTACATTTTTCAGGCTCTCATTTGGTGTTTAACCTGATTTGGGTCTGGTATTTACTTGGGCCGCTGGAGCTGAAGTTAGGCCGTATTGTGGCTATCAGTCTGACCCTTATTGTGTTGCTGCTATCCAATCTGACGCAGTTTTTAATGGTCGATGCTAACTTTGGTGGTATGTCTGGTCTGGTGTATGGACTCTTTGGTTTTTATTGGATATGCGGTTTATTAAAACCCAATTGGGACCTGCAAATCAGTAATGGTTTAGTTGGCTTTATGTTGATTTGGCTGGTGATTGGATTTTTTGATTTACTGTGGATTTCGATGGCGAACTGGGCGCATCTGGCAGGTTTGTTGGCTGGAATTCTGTGCGCTTTATTGCTTATTGTTGCAAGTAAAGCACTCACCGTACAGCGCTGA
- a CDS encoding flagellar basal body-associated FliL family protein: MKKALTCFVFLLLSQNLWAQDEANTPMKASYAYFGFDPDIVTNYVTPTTEELGYVRVTMELMIMDKKYLEVVTHHEPLILDKIVAAFGRENADTIKSLTGREEIRLKILNQLRDTLKKETGQDILKDVLFTKYLYH; encoded by the coding sequence ATGAAAAAAGCGCTGACTTGTTTTGTTTTTTTATTGTTAAGTCAAAATCTTTGGGCTCAGGATGAAGCCAATACGCCGATGAAGGCGAGTTACGCTTATTTTGGTTTTGACCCGGATATAGTCACTAACTATGTCACCCCAACCACTGAAGAGCTGGGTTATGTGCGGGTAACCATGGAATTGATGATTATGGACAAAAAATATCTGGAAGTGGTGACGCATCACGAACCACTGATCCTGGATAAAATTGTTGCCGCCTTCGGCCGCGAGAACGCTGACACTATTAAGTCTTTAACAGGCCGCGAAGAAATACGGTTAAAAATATTGAATCAGCTGCGTGATACTCTGAAAAAAGAGACAGGTCAGGATATTTTAAAAGACGTATTGTTTACTAAATACCTGTACCACTAA
- a CDS encoding FAD-dependent oxidoreductase has product MTYCHTLIIGAGHAGYSLAKELRKLDPDRSICLVSSDSADYYSKPLLSNGFSKQKSAADFIQKTAGQMADELNIEIWPHCHAKQIDAEQHQLHTDKGVIKYRQLVLATGASPVKLPLPAATAGLVWSVNDLTDYQNFLQQSLGKQKITVLGAGLVGIEYANDLAAAGFQVSVIALEQQPLAQLLPAQLGEVLQQQLTKLGVEFYWGSAIADAEFTEQQLKLTLADGRSLNTELILSAVGLKPNLQLAIQAGIKCGKGIKVNQTLATSAADIYALGDCAEVCGYNLMYIQPISLSAKALALTLTGQNTAVQLPVMPVIVKSSALPVVSWPAAPQQQGEWTLEGQELDWVAKFQNPAGVLLGFALTGKMVAQRLRLAKEMPALIA; this is encoded by the coding sequence ATGACCTATTGCCATACCTTAATTATTGGCGCCGGCCACGCCGGTTATAGCCTTGCCAAAGAGTTACGTAAGCTGGATCCGGATCGCAGTATTTGCCTTGTCAGCAGTGACAGCGCAGATTATTACTCCAAACCATTGTTATCCAACGGCTTTAGCAAACAAAAAAGTGCCGCAGATTTTATCCAAAAAACTGCAGGACAAATGGCAGATGAACTGAACATAGAGATTTGGCCGCATTGCCATGCGAAACAGATTGACGCCGAACAACACCAACTGCATACAGATAAAGGCGTTATAAAGTACCGGCAATTGGTATTAGCGACAGGTGCCAGTCCAGTCAAACTGCCTTTACCTGCCGCCACTGCGGGCCTGGTCTGGTCCGTCAATGACCTAACCGATTATCAGAATTTCCTGCAGCAAAGCTTAGGCAAACAAAAAATCACTGTGTTAGGCGCAGGTTTAGTTGGCATCGAATATGCTAATGATTTAGCAGCAGCTGGTTTTCAGGTGTCCGTGATAGCCCTTGAGCAACAGCCTTTGGCTCAGCTGTTACCCGCTCAATTGGGGGAAGTGTTGCAACAGCAGTTAACAAAGCTTGGGGTTGAATTTTATTGGGGTTCGGCTATCGCAGATGCTGAGTTCACCGAACAGCAACTGAAGCTGACATTAGCTGATGGCCGGAGTTTGAATACAGAACTGATACTTTCAGCTGTCGGCTTAAAGCCTAATTTACAACTTGCGATACAAGCAGGTATTAAATGTGGAAAAGGCATAAAGGTGAACCAAACTCTGGCAACTTCGGCTGCTGATATCTATGCTTTGGGCGACTGTGCTGAAGTATGTGGTTATAACCTGATGTATATTCAGCCTATTAGTTTATCAGCTAAAGCTTTGGCTTTAACTCTTACAGGACAAAACACTGCAGTACAACTTCCTGTCATGCCTGTCATTGTTAAGTCGTCAGCTTTGCCTGTTGTCAGTTGGCCAGCAGCACCGCAGCAGCAAGGTGAATGGACTCTGGAGGGACAAGAACTGGACTGGGTGGCGAAGTTTCAAAACCCAGCAGGGGTGTTACTCGGTTTTGCCTTAACCGGAAAAATGGTGGCACAACGCTTACGACTGGCAAAAGAAATGCCAGCATTGATAGCTTAA
- a CDS encoding chorismate--pyruvate lyase family protein — translation MHSTDSLFQLNALWQNAIQLELPAALEPWLLGQGSLTAQLKKRCQDFRLELVTEHWQTLPDFLQQQWQQPQGLKRDVVLWCDGKACVYAQSWFPESTLEQMEALARLGSQPLGEYIFQHASLERGVIEVAVLDAGLLLPVVGPQQELWARRSIFSVQQQPLLVQEIFLPGVLEL, via the coding sequence ATGCACAGCACAGACAGTCTTTTTCAACTCAATGCCTTGTGGCAAAACGCCATACAGCTGGAATTACCGGCTGCCCTCGAACCTTGGTTGCTGGGGCAGGGGTCGCTCACGGCTCAGCTTAAAAAACGCTGCCAGGATTTCAGACTGGAGTTGGTGACTGAACATTGGCAAACACTGCCGGATTTTTTGCAGCAGCAATGGCAACAACCCCAGGGTCTAAAGCGGGATGTTGTTTTGTGGTGTGATGGCAAAGCTTGTGTCTATGCGCAAAGCTGGTTTCCTGAGTCCACACTGGAACAAATGGAGGCTTTAGCCCGATTGGGTTCACAGCCTTTAGGTGAATATATTTTTCAGCATGCCAGTTTAGAGCGTGGCGTTATTGAAGTGGCTGTGCTTGACGCAGGACTCTTGTTGCCTGTGGTTGGTCCGCAGCAAGAGTTGTGGGCCAGACGTTCCATCTTTTCGGTGCAGCAACAGCCCTTGTTGGTGCAGGAAATCTTTTTACCCGGAGTGCTTGAGCTATGA
- the ubiA gene encoding 4-hydroxybenzoate octaprenyltransferase produces the protein MKWQLQWQNWPYYRQLMRLDRPIGIYLLLWPTWWTLWLVSSGLPDLTLLAVFSAGVVLMRSAGCVINDYADRNFDGHVERTKARPLAAGLVSSGEALQLFGLLLLCSASLLLFLSPATQLLSLVAVALAILYPFMKRFTYLPQFVLGAAYSWGMPMAAMAVTGSIPLWIWWLYLANLAWTVAFDTFYAMVDMDDDKKIGVKSTALLFAPYCHPIIAVLQLLFLTLMVWVGQQNGMGLFYYAALFLVLLSFVHQHWQAKTQGRAGCLQAFLNNHYSGLLLFAGIGLDLL, from the coding sequence ATGAAATGGCAGTTGCAATGGCAGAATTGGCCTTATTACCGCCAGTTAATGCGGCTGGACCGACCTATTGGCATTTATCTGTTGTTATGGCCTACCTGGTGGACCTTGTGGCTGGTGTCTTCCGGTCTGCCTGATTTAACTTTGCTCGCTGTATTCAGCGCCGGAGTGGTGCTGATGCGATCCGCAGGTTGTGTGATTAACGACTATGCTGATCGCAATTTTGATGGCCATGTTGAGCGCACCAAAGCGCGGCCTTTGGCGGCAGGATTGGTCAGTAGCGGCGAAGCATTGCAGCTGTTTGGATTACTGCTGCTGTGCAGTGCAAGTTTGCTGCTGTTTTTAAGTCCAGCCACCCAATTGTTATCTTTGGTGGCTGTTGCTCTGGCTATTCTTTACCCTTTTATGAAACGCTTTACTTATCTGCCACAGTTTGTTTTAGGAGCTGCCTACAGCTGGGGTATGCCTATGGCTGCTATGGCCGTTACAGGTAGTATTCCGCTATGGATTTGGTGGTTGTATCTGGCTAATTTAGCTTGGACTGTGGCTTTTGATACCTTTTATGCCATGGTCGATATGGACGATGATAAAAAGATTGGCGTTAAATCCACTGCGTTATTGTTTGCCCCCTATTGCCATCCTATTATCGCTGTATTGCAGCTGCTTTTTTTAACCTTAATGGTCTGGGTAGGCCAGCAGAATGGCATGGGCTTGTTTTATTATGCGGCCTTGTTTTTGGTCTTGCTCAGTTTTGTCCATCAGCATTGGCAGGCTAAAACTCAGGGCAGGGCAGGTTGCTTGCAGGCATTTTTAAATAACCATTACAGTGGTTTATTGCTTTTCGCTGGTATAGGCCTGGATTTGTTATAA
- a CDS encoding PepSY domain-containing protein has translation MFLSSSRVSPLSSLARLSFWRRVHKYLGWVLLLQLIFWFGSGLVMSLLPIEQVRGEHLRQALPIPAWGQALSPAQLAQQLPDHQLKLSQQGTTPVYQFSKGNQQLYYSALTAEVIAPLTEAQVKDLAGRQYQGTAEIDKIQRLQQAPFEVRHLAAPLWQVQFADEEGSSFYLEEYTGKLLSVRTTNWRIFDFVWMLHIMDYQDREDFNHPLLIVFSATALFFTLTGALLLPWRRKKRSDL, from the coding sequence GTGTTCTTATCTTCGTCCCGGGTGTCACCGCTCTCGTCATTGGCTCGTTTGTCGTTCTGGCGCAGAGTACATAAGTATCTTGGCTGGGTGTTACTGCTGCAACTGATTTTCTGGTTTGGCAGTGGTCTGGTGATGAGCCTTTTACCTATAGAGCAAGTACGAGGCGAACATTTGCGTCAGGCTCTGCCTATACCAGCCTGGGGTCAGGCTTTATCTCCTGCGCAGCTGGCACAGCAACTCCCCGATCATCAGTTGAAACTCAGCCAACAAGGCACTACCCCTGTTTATCAATTCAGTAAAGGCAATCAACAGTTGTATTATTCTGCCTTAACAGCTGAAGTGATAGCTCCATTAACAGAAGCTCAGGTAAAAGACTTAGCGGGACGTCAGTATCAGGGCACTGCTGAAATAGACAAAATACAGCGCCTGCAACAAGCACCTTTTGAAGTCAGGCACTTAGCTGCGCCTTTATGGCAAGTGCAGTTTGCAGATGAGGAAGGCAGTAGCTTTTATCTGGAAGAGTACACAGGCAAACTTTTGTCGGTACGCACCACTAACTGGCGTATCTTCGATTTTGTCTGGATGCTACATATTATGGATTACCAAGACAGAGAAGATTTTAACCATCCACTACTGATTGTGTTTTCTGCTACAGCGTTATTTTTTACCCTGACTGGGGCTTTGTTATTGCCATGGCGACGAAAAAAGCGCAGCGACTTATAA
- a CDS encoding 2OG-Fe(II) oxygenase has translation MSYQWPTSTHWLEQIACPFYQHGYVILEQAIPADLCWQLYQDVQQQSLTAAGVGRQGQHQLNQQVRRDHTAWLSTANSVQQQYLQQMALLQQDMNQRCFLGLIDFEAHYARYQQGDFYQKHLDAFVGRSNRVLSSVCYLNTVEQGGELVLYDEQDQLLTKVQPKAGTLVIFESCRFPHEVLPAAQTRYSIAGWFRHNSSIQGQVDPSE, from the coding sequence ATGTCCTATCAATGGCCCACCTCAACACACTGGCTGGAACAGATAGCCTGCCCTTTTTATCAGCATGGCTATGTGATATTGGAACAGGCTATTCCGGCTGACTTATGTTGGCAGTTGTATCAGGACGTGCAACAGCAAAGTTTGACCGCAGCAGGAGTGGGACGTCAGGGTCAGCATCAGCTAAATCAGCAAGTAAGGCGCGATCATACGGCATGGCTAAGTACAGCTAACTCAGTGCAGCAGCAGTATTTACAGCAGATGGCACTATTGCAACAGGATATGAACCAACGCTGCTTTTTAGGTTTAATAGATTTTGAAGCGCATTACGCCCGCTACCAGCAAGGCGACTTTTATCAGAAACATCTGGATGCTTTTGTTGGTCGTTCGAATCGTGTGTTATCCAGTGTTTGTTATCTGAATACAGTAGAGCAAGGCGGCGAGCTGGTGCTCTATGACGAACAGGATCAACTGTTAACTAAAGTACAGCCAAAAGCTGGCACGCTGGTGATTTTTGAAAGCTGTCGCTTTCCACATGAAGTGTTACCAGCAGCACAAACCCGCTACAGCATTGCTGGCTGGTTTCGACATAACAGCAGCATTCAGGGCCAGGTTGATCCTTCAGAGTAA
- a CDS encoding RNA polymerase sigma factor, whose amino-acid sequence MFKRSDESLIEKAIGGDAKAWQQLVSRYQAPLYYFGLRLLGSPDDARDLLQDVLMVLCRNLAQYRGDSSFKSWLFGIANYRAMDMLRRRKATTEFTDDHDFYDDEAPSFEQQLYGQHTQRLVQQQLRSLPPEQRLVVELRFYQQFTFDEIADQLALSSNTIKSRFYAALDKLRTQLELTDVEQSANF is encoded by the coding sequence GTGTTTAAACGCAGCGACGAGAGCTTAATAGAAAAAGCCATAGGCGGCGATGCCAAAGCCTGGCAGCAATTGGTGTCGAGATATCAGGCGCCCCTGTATTATTTTGGCCTGCGTTTATTGGGTTCGCCCGACGACGCCCGCGATTTATTGCAGGATGTATTGATGGTGCTTTGCCGGAATCTGGCGCAGTACCGTGGTGACAGCTCGTTTAAAAGCTGGTTGTTTGGCATAGCCAACTACAGAGCCATGGATATGCTCCGTAGACGTAAAGCGACCACAGAGTTTACTGACGATCACGATTTTTATGATGATGAAGCACCAAGCTTTGAACAACAACTGTATGGCCAGCATACACAGCGGCTGGTGCAACAACAGTTACGATCCTTGCCGCCTGAGCAACGACTCGTCGTGGAATTGCGGTTTTACCAGCAATTTACTTTTGATGAAATTGCCGATCAGTTGGCGCTGTCGAGCAATACCATCAAATCCAGATTTTATGCGGCCTTAGATAAACTGCGTACGCAGTTGGAGTTAACAGATGTCGAACAGTCAGCAAATTTTTGA
- a CDS encoding sensor histidine kinase, which yields MKLKNSIAWDVVAGLFTWLLVFMLSLWLMWPNEKLWSLWPWVIPLFLLNGACFYWVTRSDERNGPLPPLVLCCYLLQLLTALALNWMLPLGYLAILSIIWVSVLPYLVSMRKAVFITIAVLGLWYGVDSALEQSSMWITGLLFSSFHFFALLMTHQARSEQRARQELQHSHQQLLATQDLLMMASQQQERTRIARDLHDVLGHHLTALTINLQVAGHLTEGEAKAKVDQCHQIAKLLLSDVRESVSALREHQQFSIYQALEKLLTAVPGVRVQWDCPQDAELADVKVAQQLLLIVQEALTNTLRHSQATEFYLSVKPVDGFLQLTMYDNGKVAPDWKPGNGLTGMKERVASCAGTLVWQIKDNHFHLQVILPSGLQL from the coding sequence ATGAAACTAAAAAATTCAATAGCATGGGATGTAGTGGCCGGGTTATTCACCTGGTTGTTGGTTTTTATGCTGAGTTTATGGCTGATGTGGCCTAATGAAAAACTCTGGTCTTTGTGGCCCTGGGTCATACCGTTATTTTTGCTGAACGGCGCATGTTTTTATTGGGTGACCCGAAGCGACGAACGCAATGGACCTTTACCCCCTCTGGTATTGTGTTGTTACCTGTTGCAGCTGCTGACAGCTTTGGCACTGAACTGGATGCTGCCGCTGGGTTATCTGGCGATCCTGAGCATTATTTGGGTGTCGGTCTTGCCTTATCTGGTGTCGATGCGAAAAGCCGTGTTTATTACTATTGCCGTACTGGGGCTTTGGTATGGTGTGGATTCTGCTCTTGAGCAAAGTTCTATGTGGATCACCGGACTTTTATTCAGCAGCTTTCACTTTTTTGCCTTGTTAATGACTCATCAGGCCCGTTCTGAGCAACGTGCCAGGCAGGAATTACAGCACAGCCATCAGCAATTGCTGGCGACTCAGGATTTGCTGATGATGGCATCACAACAACAGGAACGAACCCGTATAGCCCGTGATTTGCATGATGTGTTAGGCCATCATTTAACGGCTTTAACTATTAATTTGCAGGTAGCGGGGCATTTAACTGAAGGCGAAGCGAAAGCCAAAGTGGATCAATGTCATCAGATTGCCAAACTGCTGCTATCCGATGTGCGTGAATCCGTCAGTGCGTTGCGTGAGCATCAGCAGTTCTCCATTTATCAGGCGTTGGAGAAGCTTCTGACCGCAGTTCCCGGCGTAAGAGTGCAGTGGGATTGTCCGCAGGATGCAGAGCTTGCTGATGTGAAAGTAGCGCAGCAATTGTTGTTGATTGTGCAGGAGGCTTTAACCAATACCTTAAGGCACAGTCAGGCTACTGAGTTTTATTTATCTGTGAAACCTGTAGATGGCTTTTTACAGCTGACTATGTATGACAACGGCAAAGTGGCTCCAGACTGGAAACCTGGTAACGGTTTAACTGGTATGAAGGAGCGGGTTGCTTCTTGTGCCGGTACTCTGGTGTGGCAGATCAAAGACAACCACTTTCATTTACAGGTAATTTTACCTTCAGGATTACAGCTATGA